A genomic window from Lotus japonicus ecotype B-129 chromosome 1, LjGifu_v1.2 includes:
- the LOC130732026 gene encoding uncharacterized protein LOC130732026 has product MPRFSAVFIAVFALCVYPSVLLAGDEGREVCAVTAPSSSCPVTCFRADPVCGVDGVTYWCGCAEAACGGVKVAKLGFCGVGNGGAGPVSAQALLLLHIVWLIVLAFFVCFGLF; this is encoded by the coding sequence ATGCCGCGCTTTTCTGCGGTTTTCATCGCCGTCTTCGCCCTCTGCGTCTACCCGTCGGTCCTGCTAGCCGGAGACGAAGGGCGGGAGGTTTGCGCCGTGACAGCGCCGTCGTCATCGTGCCCTGTTACGTGTTTCCGGGCCGACCCGGTATGCGGCGTGGACGGCGTGACGTACTGGTGCGGGTGCGCAGAGGCGGCATGCGGCGGCGTGAAGGTTGCGAAATTGGGGTTCTGCGGAGTGGGGAATGGGGGTGCGGGGCCTGTCTCTGCTCAGGCACTTCTTCTGTTGCATATAGTGTGGCTCATTGTGTTAGCCTTCTTCGTCTGCTTTGGGCTTTTTTAA